GTCCGCCGCTTATAATCGTAAGTGGTCCACCAGAATCTCCTTGACAAATACCTACACCGCCATATCCACTCGTGCATATATTAGAGTTTGGACTCTAATATATGCACGTTGtcgcaataaaataatacaatgttCCCGAATGCTCGCCGACACATGTTCAAGTCAatcatttgtaaaattacatttcttgCCACAGTGTTCGTCGTAGGGGTAGTAATGTCGGAATATCTGCCGTACCCCGCAGCTCGCGCCCAAAAACCACTAAGATCCATGTGCAGCAAGTGTCCAGAGGGTAGAGCTATCGGCCTGATAGCATGTGTAAATGAGACAGAGATAGGTAGATATAAAATTGCGATGTCATTGGCAAACGTGCGTGAATCGTACTGAGGGTGCACGGCTATTGCTGAGATGGGAGTCCTGAGTCCGCCGTGGAAGAGGAATGCTGACCCGAGCACCACGGTCATCATGCGCGCTTGGAACCTGCCGTCGAACCAGCAGTGCGCGGCTGTCATCACCCTCGTGGCCGAGATGAGGGAGCCGCCGCACGCAGAAGGACTAGGCAAACCATTAACATCTATTAGCAGGCCAACCAGATACGGATGCGCCGACACTGGCGCTATAGTTCCTCCTACGATGCGGttaagaaaatagaaatattcttCAGTCTTCTTAATTTCTTCGGCATTCTTCATTCCTACTTTTTGATGCCATCTTATAAAACCTTCACTCACTTGATTGTGATTTTCAGCATAAATAGCAGCCTTGCAGGCAGAAACAAAGAGGAAGGTCGCTACCAAGACACGCATTGTACTCGATTGTGGGAGGGTCAGGAGAGCTCTGTTTATAAAGGATTAATGTAAGTAATTCTTATCTTTTGTACAAATAACAGGCTGCCATTATTCTGGTAgctgtaaattatttattaatccgATATAAAGTTTTATGGCTTGTATTAATTATACGAATCATAGCTGATAATGTAAATACTAGAAAACAATACAACTGTCGTCTCTActtctttttaatatgttttacaaggTTTAAGCACTTAAGTACTTGTAACTCTTGGAATTTAAACGTAATTTATAGCTGTGGCCGCAACTTCGTTTGTGTGcagaataacattaaataaaatttaatttttatattaaagccCAAAACAATCTGTTCaagaattgtatttttatattttggcgaaataaaaacttgctgaatattaattattctaagtatacatatttttattttgataaaactcGGTTGCAAAATTGACGAAACATGGATTTAAAGGGAAATGATCTTACCACACACTGATGGATGCAAGCATGTATGTATTTCAAGCAAACGCGCCATTAAAAATACTCAGAAGCtaatatacctatacctaGTTAGTTGactttagtaatttataaaatgtgacGATATTGTCTAAAAGCCGATATATTTTACCAAAGATGTGTTACACATATCTATAAATAGAtaacttataaaaacaaaacaaatggcTTAGTGGAACTGAATATATGACAAATAGATCAAATACCGAATATTCAAGACGGActttgtcataaataaatccaaattTACGACGAAGATTAATAGGaattaactgaaattttattttaattataatctcGGAGATTAACAATAATTCACGGTAGGTACGAGGTAAAACCTTTATCACGGGCTGTCTGAAGGCGAATACTATTCAgtcagattaaataatataaactgaCTGAGACGCTGAAATGATGCTgaaatagttttaagtattaGGACTGCCCACTCCGTCTAAATCACTATCACGAAGATTCATTCAGTTTTTCATCAGCTACTTTAAATAAGCAAAAGTGGGTACGACTCCCAGGCGGGCTTTTTGACTAAATTGGTTACTTGACTGATATCAAAATGGAGtatgaaacataataaatgtgCCTTTTACATGTAAACAAGTCGgtaaaacttttgaaaataaatgtgaaaatttaatgCGCGGTGATAACACAGGCGGCCATCATGACAGTAGCTACATAGTGTGACGTCATAATAACAAACGTGTATACTCTCAGCTTACctcgttatttaaaaaaaagttaaattacacttaagctaaagtatgttttgtccaTAAGTTGTGTACATAGGCTGTCAAAAAAAGAAGTCGCGGGTATCAgcttgtttataataaacaattaactttttaaataaaactttatgtaatacaataacaatcatggaattagtaggtactccgcttgtacggagtacctactcaTTCCATGATAACAacacatttgttttaatatatatatttcatagaaTTGTAAATTGAGATTTTTCAAGTGACGTGTGTATTACCTACGATTCTATTTGTAAGTCGttattacagatttttttatgagaaaGTTGTTTTATGGACTAAAATAAAGTGTACAtgaataatttctataaattgtatgtaatgaCCGCACTCGACTgagttttttgtttatgtttttgctGGTATTTGTACGGGCCCGTGGATTGAGAAAGTCAACAAAAGCTCATATAGATCAATGCACAGATATTTTCATTCACCTCTGTGGTACCACatactttttcaatttaaataaattttcacatgCTTAAGGTCTGCTTAAGGTAAAGGAAATATCGCgagaaatctgacaccagtgttgtCTGTCAAACACCACGCTTGATAAGAAGATAACAATAGTTAAGTTAGCAATGATTTAGTTTCCCAGCCAGACGAGGGTTTTGTATAGAATATTAAACAGTACTCGTGGAGATATCCAAATAAGTTAATTTCGCTGTGTTGGGCTTGGGAGACAGGGGCGAGGGGAGATAAGTATCTAGTAATAAAGTACACGTTCTTCTCAAATTATCTTATTTGCATTTTGGTGGGAGCCGTACTACTTTTACTATGGAGATAACGGTTTTGTTATCTTTAGAATTTTCATGTAGTAAATGTAAATCTTTATCAGTATATGTAcctaaacaattattttgggAGATTCCAAGTATGATATGTTTTATGATTtggattaaattaattaacgtatttttttattagcaggATTTGTCatattcatacaaataaataaaattaaatgttccagacatttaattgtatgtaataataccACTAGTATCATACCATACCATTATAAAGGCGACAATtttgagtatgtttgttacttcacGCTCGaacaatgaaatttggaactaAGGTACGTAAGCGGATACTTGGATaaacacatactttttaacCCGAAAGTGCGCCATTCCTGATTTGTGATTTGTGCTACTATATACTTACAACTTACTgtacttaataattacaatgaatGATAAATCGCGTGTAACACCGAGGGGTGCAGctaatatatgaaattttacaaatacgaCACACAGGAGAGGACAATATCAGACAACAGAAAAAGAGATTGGTGAAGGATTTGTACTaactacattatatttatgtacttcatctaagaataaatttaaaaacattccTGGATTCGGGATAAAATAAGTTAGCACGAGTTATATCTATAATTGTTACGAAGCTACgttatgaatatgaattaaCAAAATCccattttatatgaaaatcctATATAGGTACTGGCGAAGCGATGGTTTGTTCTCATTGTGTCACACCGTGGTTTGTAACACTGCTGCACATCACGGGGAGAAAAATTCTCGTTGTTAGCAGTGTTACATACTGCAACTAATCTTCCTCCCAATGAGTAATACTGTTACTCAATGGCACTCTGTATTCAGTAATATTTaagaagattaaaataaaacaaacataaggATTAAagatttgtacttattttacaTGCATGTATAACAGAATATGAACTTGTGTTGTAATACAATAAGAGTAAGATGGagatataatgtaataaattgacagtaaaacaaataataatgttttattatgctATAGAACGGGAATTTTTCTTTCGATGTGTAGCAGTGTTGCAAATCGCGGTGTGACATAATGGGAACAAACCGAAGCGATGATCGTCTTTCTTGATTAGTATAGGCttgtttattcttttatcCATGGGCTTGTTCGACATTGTGTAGGCGATTGAACTTCTTCAAAGAAGAATTACATTCTAAGGTATATTCACTGATAAATTCCTTTCTGGCTGATAAGGTTTATAATGAAGAGTGTCCCATAACGTTCATATTATGTTTAAGAAAATAGATTTTCTAAAATGTTGAGATAGAATATTCGTCCTAACGTGATCTCATCTGATAAAAGGTCGTTATTGAGTACTTGAGTAGGTAGAACAGACCCGTACATGTCTAGACTTTGTAGGAGTGTTGTGGGAGATAAAGTCACAcacaaaatcataaaatactagcctacattttttttctaaatagatacatatagaGACAGTCGACAACGCACATTAGCATTCGTTTCTGcgtaatacttataaaaaatatcgccCACGACCGATTGAGGACGGAGCCTTTTCAAGTTGGCtgtttacttaataataataaaagaatgtGTTTACTTGAACCGAAAATTTACCTCATTTTTCTctgaattttctt
This genomic stretch from Plodia interpunctella isolate USDA-ARS_2022_Savannah chromosome 16, ilPloInte3.2, whole genome shotgun sequence harbors:
- the LOC128676397 gene encoding brachyurin-like, with protein sequence MRVLVATFLFVSACKAAIYAENHNQVSEGFIRWHQKVGMKNAEEIKKTEEYFYFLNRIVGGTIAPVSAHPYLVGLLIDVNGLPSPSACGGSLISATRVMTAAHCWFDGRFQARMMTVVLGSAFLFHGGLRTPISAIAVHPQYDSRTFANDIAILYLPISVSFTHAIRPIALPSGHLLHMDLSGFWARAAGYGRYSDITTPTTNTVARNVILQMIDLNMCRRAFGNISPNSNICTSGYGGVGICQGDSGGPLTIISGGQDVVVGVSSFVARDGCQLGFPSVFASVSSFIDWIHRHM